CAAATGGACCGAAGGAGACTTCGGCGTCGGAAACGGTCACTTATAGCGCCGCACCGGTAGTGTCTGCCATGGATGGCGCCACGCCGGGAATCCCTTCTTCCACAGGAATCAGTCAATCGGAGTCGGTATCATTCGCAGGGCAATCGGGTGAAAAAGAGCGTGACATGAGAAGCGGATGCTGAATCTGTTTTAGGCCTCTGATTCGCAAGGGGAATGGAGGCCGGGATGGACAGCGGAGCGTTGAGCGAGGGTATTGTTTTCCTTGAGCATTTTACAGGTCTGGAAGACCCCAGGCAGCCGGGAAAGGTCGTCTACGCGCTCAACGAGGTGCTGCTTCTGTGCCTGCTGGCGGTACTGGCCGGGGCCGAGACCTTCACGGACATCGCGCTTTTTGGGGAGAAGAAGCTCCATTTGCTCCGCCGCTTCCTACCTTATCCGAGCGGAACTCCTCCGCATGACCGCCTTGGCGAAATATTCGCGGTGCTTGATGCGGAGACATTCCAGCGCTGCTTTGTTTCCTGGGTCTCGGCGATAACCAAGATTCCGGCAGAACTCATCGCAATCGATGGCAAAACTTCCAGGCGTTCCTATAAGAAGAAAGGCGCCAACGATGCGATCCACGTGGTGTCTGCTTTCGCCGCCCGGCAGCGCCTGGTGCTGGGGCAAACAAAGGTGGATGAGAAGTCGAATGAGATTGTGGCTATCCCTAAGCTCTTGAACATGTTGAGCCTTGAAGGAGCCATTGTGACCATCGACGCCATGGGCTGCCAAAAAGAAATCGCCAAGCAGATCGTGACTAAAAATGCGGATTACGTTCTGGCGCTGAAGGGCAATCAAGGCGCTCTGCGCGAGGACGTTGAGTTATTTGCGGCGGAACAGAAAGCTAACGGGTTCAAGGATACAGCTGTCAGCCAGCACGAGACCGTGGACGGCGATCATGGCCGTATCGAGACGCGCAAATATACGGTGCTGCACGATATCTCCTGGCTTCAGGAGCGGCACGATTGGGTGGGGCTGAATGCCATCATTATGGTGGAAAGCACGCGCGAAACTGGAAACAAAATCGAGACGGAAACCAGATTCTACATCACCTCACTCACGGATACGGCAGAGCGGATCGCCATCGCCGTCCGCGGCCACTGGGCCGTTGAGAACAGTTTGCATTGGGTGATGGAC
The window above is part of the Terriglobales bacterium genome. Proteins encoded here:
- a CDS encoding ISAs1 family transposase, with protein sequence MDSGALSEGIVFLEHFTGLEDPRQPGKVVYALNEVLLLCLLAVLAGAETFTDIALFGEKKLHLLRRFLPYPSGTPPHDRLGEIFAVLDAETFQRCFVSWVSAITKIPAELIAIDGKTSRRSYKKKGANDAIHVVSAFAARQRLVLGQTKVDEKSNEIVAIPKLLNMLSLEGAIVTIDAMGCQKEIAKQIVTKNADYVLALKGNQGALREDVELFAAEQKANGFKDTAVSQHETVDGDHGRIETRKYTVLHDISWLQERHDWVGLNAIIMVESTRETGNKIETETRFYITSLTDTAERIAIAVRGHWAVENSLHWVMDMVFRDDDCRVREGNAAANFVTLKHMAHNLARRSPGKLSIRAKRKAAAWDDEYLLSLAAG